From the Bacteroidia bacterium genome, the window GCCATATCTGAAACAACTTTACTGCTTCTGTTTTACTGGCATTAAACTCGCTGTGAGTAACACCTGAGCCTGCGCTCATCACCTGTACATCGCCATATTTTATAATGCCGTGATTATTCATGTTGTCTTTGTGTTCCAATGCACCTTCTAACGGTATAGTAATAATTTCCATGTTGTCATGTGGGTGCGTACCGAAACCCATTCCGGGTTCAACATAATCGTCATTGAGTACGCGCAATACACCAAAATGCATTTGATTGGGATTGTAGTAGTTTGCAAAACTGAATGAATGTTTAGCTTTTAGCCAGCCATGGTCGGCATGACCTCTGTTTTCTGCTCTGTGAATTACTTTATTTTCCATATCTATAAAATTTATGGTACAAAAGTAGAATGACCTTAAGCAATCAACAATAACCTGAATTAATAAAGCAACTTAATGTAGATTAAGATAATTTGTAGTAATAGTTTTAATGTCAGTTTTTAGCCATGCGAGCACGCATCTTACTGAAAAATTCTGGAGTGACACCAATATATGAAGCAATATATTTCTGTGGCAAACAGGAAACCAATGCAGGATATTTAAAACAAAATTTTTCGAATCTATCTTCTGCACTCAATGAAAGTTTATCGAGAATCCTCTCCTGCTGACTTGCCATACTGTTCTCAATCAATATTCTGAAAAAACGTTCAAACTTGGGAATTTTATCAAACAATAAATTTCTGTTCTCTTTGGTGAGTATAACAATTTCACTTTCATCAATGGCATCAATAAATAAAATACCCGGCCTGCCTGTTATGCTGCTATAGAAATCACCAATCCACCAGCCTGGTGGTGCAAATTGTAAAATATGTTCTGTTCCGTTTTTATCAATATTGTATGCACGCAGGCAGCCTGAATTTACAAAGCATGATGCAGTATAAACTTCACCTGCCTGCATAATAAATTGCTTGCGTCTGATTAGCCGTGTGCTCAGCAGTGATGTAAATATTGTTTCTTCCTTTTCGGAAAGTGTGATTAACCTTGAAATGTTTTTTAGAATATGATTAAAAGGTTTGTTGCTATCTGTTTTTGCCATGCTGTTCAATATAATCAATCAGGGCATGAATAATTTTTATATGAATTTCCTGTGTTCTATCTGCATAGCCTGAATGTGGAACCCGGATTTCAACATCACAATGATTTTTTAATGCTCCACCATCTTTACCTGTCAATGCAATAACTATCATATTTTTTAATTGTGCCACTTTAGCTGCTTCCAAAACATTGGCAGAGTTGCCACTTGTGCTTATGGCTAAAAGAACATCGCCTTTATTGCCAACACCTTCAACAAATCTTGAGAAAACATAATTGAAACCATAGTCATTCCCAACACAACTCAAATAAGATGGATCAGAAATGCTGATTGCAGCAATAGGTTTTCTGTCATTACGATAACGTCCTGTCAGTTCTTCGGCAAAGTGCATAGCATCGCACATGCTGCCACCATTGCCACACGATATGATTTTGCCTCCGGCTGTTAGCGCAGTAGTCATCAGTTCACCGGCTTTAGTTACAGCTGCAATATTTTTTTCGTCCGACAAAAATGTCTCAAGTACTTTTTTTGCTTCTTCAAAATGCTGACGAATTATTTCTGACATAATTAAGTTTCTATAGCACAAAGATAAAAGATATTTTATGTTTATCTTTTTACTAGAATTTCTTATAAATGTATGAACTAATACAGACAATAACAGCCGATTGTGCTCATGTTGTTGATTGAAAATATGTTTGTGAAAGAAATTGTTTTTTATTTGCACTAATTCCATGGTTATGCAGGTAAAGAACAAAATATTTTTATCGTTACTAGCGGCAGTATTGCTTTCGCTAAGCTGGCCCGAGCGTGGACTAACACTGCTTATTTTTATTGCATGGGTGCCATTGTTTCTTTTGGAGGAGTATTGTCATCAGAATAAAGAACAGAAAAAGTTCCGACTGTTTGGCTGGACTTATTTTGC encodes:
- a CDS encoding pirin family protein yields the protein MENKVIHRAENRGHADHGWLKAKHSFSFANYYNPNQMHFGVLRVLNDDYVEPGMGFGTHPHDNMEIITIPLEGALEHKDNMNNHGIIKYGDVQVMSAGSGVTHSEFNASKTEAVKLFQIWLYPDKENVKPRYDQLSLKVSDRKNKLQTIVSPETEKNGLWIHQQAWLSMGNFDKDKNTTYKVKKEGNGIYAMIVKGEFEINNNVLHERDAIGMWNTSEINLIAKSEGAEILLMDIPMQLN
- a CDS encoding Crp/Fnr family transcriptional regulator, which gives rise to MAKTDSNKPFNHILKNISRLITLSEKEETIFTSLLSTRLIRRKQFIMQAGEVYTASCFVNSGCLRAYNIDKNGTEHILQFAPPGWWIGDFYSSITGRPGILFIDAIDESEIVILTKENRNLLFDKIPKFERFFRILIENSMASQQERILDKLSLSAEDRFEKFCFKYPALVSCLPQKYIASYIGVTPEFFSKMRARMAKN
- the lpcA gene encoding D-sedoheptulose 7-phosphate isomerase — translated: MSEIIRQHFEEAKKVLETFLSDEKNIAAVTKAGELMTTALTAGGKIISCGNGGSMCDAMHFAEELTGRYRNDRKPIAAISISDPSYLSCVGNDYGFNYVFSRFVEGVGNKGDVLLAISTSGNSANVLEAAKVAQLKNMIVIALTGKDGGALKNHCDVEIRVPHSGYADRTQEIHIKIIHALIDYIEQHGKNR